Proteins from one Malania oleifera isolate guangnan ecotype guangnan chromosome 4, ASM2987363v1, whole genome shotgun sequence genomic window:
- the LOC131154275 gene encoding uncharacterized protein LOC131154275 produces MDTASLCSASLPLRPCSTNRRTRLRHREGASAARVFASRRSEAHDRNYSGRLVDENLIVLRKRIHEMKMLERNYEPPSHWMNWEKWYYPNYDSSICEAMGLLQSQLMKTRPSLALLIALLVALSVPISTSVLFFHLVEITNGLLA; encoded by the coding sequence ATGGATACGGCATCCCTTTGTTCCGCGTCTCTACCTCTCCGCCCATGTTCGACTAACCGGAGAACAAGGCTTCGACACCGGGAAGGAGCCTCGGCCGCTAGGGTTTTTGCATCGAGAAGATCAGAAGCTCATGACCGGAACTACAGCGGAAGGCTTGTGGATGAGAATTTGATTGTGCTTCGGAAACGAATTCACGAGATGAAGATGCTGGAGAGGAATTACGAGCCGCCGTCGCATTGGATGAACTGGGAGAAGTGGTATTACCCAAACTATGATTCATCAATATGCGAAGCAATGGGGTTGTTGCAGTCGCAGTTGATGAAGACAAGGCCAAGTTTGGCGCTGCTAATCGCTCTTCTGGTTGCTTTGAGTGTGCCTATATCCACATCTGTCCTGTTTTTTCATTTGGTGGAGATAACCAATGGGCTCCTCGCTTGA